The Apostichopus japonicus isolate 1M-3 chromosome 1, ASM3797524v1, whole genome shotgun sequence DNA segment ACGTGAAGTAATTGGATGCAAATTTCATAAGGATGCAGAAAATTTACTTCTCTCTCATCAGCAAAAAAAAAGCATCTGTTCTTTggattatcattttttttaaattatcctTGAACTTTTTCATGCATCCTGTTCAGGACTTGGGATTGAAATACTCATAATACATATATGCTTGGGAcacggtgggggggggagggggagggtgggtatTGTTCAGCTGCTCCATCAGCTGTTGGGAAGGAAATTCAGTCGGGGATTCTttgcaaaattcaaaagtatttatcaGCCCAACCTTGCGCTGAGACCTAAATATAGACCTAATGTATAATCTAAACATACCTCAGAATGCACGATTTGACGTCCAAGCTTTGCTATATAGACGTTCAGTCGGGGATTCTttgcaaaattcaaaagtatttatcaGCCCAAACTTGCGCTGATACCTATATATAGACCTAATGTATAATCTAAACATACCTCAGAATGCACGATTTGACGTCTAAGCTTTGCTATATAGACGTTCAGTCGGGGATTCTttgcaaaattcaaaagtatttatcaGCCCAAACTTGCGCTGATACCTATATATAGACCTAATGTATAATCTAAACATACCTCAGAATGCACGATTTGACGTCTAAGCTTTGCTATTTTCTTGGGGAGATCCCCTAGCCTCTACCTCTCCTAAACAAAAGCGGCCCACATAAGAGTTGCATTCAACGAACCCCCAGTCGTTCCAATCTTTCGTGAAAGATttgccccccaccccacccacatgTGCACGACACTATGTAGGAGTTTGTCTTTTAAACTAGGGTACGCACTTTGATAACAATCTCccctctcttttttctctcacGTTTAGTGTGGTGCAGTTCGTCACCGTTGTCTTTACCCTCTACAAGTGGCAGTTTCACATCTACTCCATCCTCGCCATGCGTCTCATCCTGTCGATCCTTCTCGATACCTTCTTTCTCAGTTCGTTTCATTTTTCTCTCCAGTTGGGTGTAAACGGTATCGCTTACGGTAACATCATTGCCAACGGTGTCATAACTGTTTACTGCATCATAATCCTGCTCGTCAAATTTCGAACGACTTGCCAAAGTCTTTTCTCAAAGATGTCCTTCTCTTGGATGAAGAAATGGGGAACTGTGGGTTTCTATTCCGGGTTAGATTCCTTCGTGAGAAACCTCTTCTATGCCATTTGCGTCGTAAGAATGATGAACGTGATATCTGAACAAGGAACGTATTGGCTGGCGAATGAATTCATCTGGAACTGGCTTCTAATAGCGTTTCTACCATTATCGGACGTGCTGAAACAAGACACCGGAGCATCGACAAGTCCTGTGGTACATCATAGGGTCAAAACGGCTGGTTACACGATTCTAACCGTCATCATAGGGTTGCTATGGTGTGCTAGCATTCCGGTATGGAAGCCGTTCTTGAACACTGTGATGAACATACCAGAGAATCACGTCGACGCGGTCTTTCAGCTTATTCTGATTCTCATGCCCGCATACATCGTATTCATGGTGAACACACTAATGGACAGTGTTTTCATCGGTAAAGGGAGGACTGGTTTACTACCTATTCAATCCATTATTactaatatttgcatatttggtGTATCTTTTGTCTTGTTTCTCTGTGACGTATATGAACCAACTCTAATTAACATATCCGTCTTATTTGCGTCTGGTATTGTTGTAGACTTTATGATCACAACAGTCCTCTACATTTGGTTCATTAACAAGATTGACTACGAAATATAGCCAAACGACTATAAGCTAGTATTGGCATCCAAAGCATACAGCGTTGCTAAGGATAGCCATTGCATCTTCTTCTATCCATGAAGCTGTATTGGTAtcgacatatatgtatatatatatatatatatggcttgaAACAATGGGAACTCACTGCCTCTGAAAAAGCGGAATTGATAGAAACTTCAGCAAAATCATGCATCGTTTTGAAACAGCTTCTGTTTATGACCACCAAGAGTGTATTTGTGTTGCTTGTGGGCCTATATGTTACAGAACGGTGTTATTAGTATATTCACAGGCAGCTGTCTCTACCatcccaaaaaatatatatcacgtGATCATATTGAATGGCATTTTCTGAACAAGTCAACAGTAGTAATACTGTAATACAacatttcttttccatttctgTTACGAAACCAAAACGAAATAGCTATAGGCCTACGCTTCTAAAAATAATacgaaaaataataatcataaagtTTGTCTCTGAatcaaatttatgaatttgCTTGTGTAATACTGTTATGCTACTATGTGTATATGATCACTAagtgttttatatttttcatttggcAGCTATAGCACGTTTATAGTATCACAGTCACAGGCGGCTATATCTCTAAGCAAAGACAGATCACGTGATCACTTGAATGACAATTCCAGAGCAATTCAATAGTAATAATACTGT contains these protein-coding regions:
- the LOC139966763 gene encoding uncharacterized protein — its product is MKPPSVRSDQYGSQRPVEAEVRAALQRVNEAVDVPEVTFQHPIDSSTCTEWSVQHTNEDDVTPAVTSVRAPLISDLQTSLSRVTWRLYLALLLTKLIPTLYRTTRVYYLGDLPSDSGVNIASQLTWVTIFLEVVQESLILPLYYMIGVTIDDENETRNRVKTGILFTVVVHVVFSAIIVAAAFPLVRFMAQDVKLLHKTVTYIRFEMAAVPCNSVVQFVTVVFTLYKWQFHIYSILAMRLILSILLDTFFLSSFHFSLQLGVNGIAYGNIIANGVITVYCIIILLVKFRTTCQSLFSKMSFSWMKKWGTVGFYSGLDSFVRNLFYAICVVRMMNVISEQGTYWLANEFIWNWLLIAFLPLSDVLKQDTGASTSPVVHHRVKTAGYTILTVIIGLLWCASIPVWKPFLNTVMNIPENHVDAVFQLILILMPAYIVFMVNTLMDSVFIGKGRTGLLPIQSIITNICIFGVSFVLFLCDVYEPTLINISVLFASGIVVDFMITTVLYIWFINKIDYEI